A stretch of Anaeromyxobacter dehalogenans 2CP-1 DNA encodes these proteins:
- the amrS gene encoding AmmeMemoRadiSam system radical SAM enzyme gives MIHEARYWEPAAAGKVRCTLCPRDCRIGEGQAGFCFVRRNEGGKLVTSAWGRSTGFAVDPIEKKPLAHFHPGARVLSFGTAGCNLGCRFCQNWDISKARLDELHSEVDWTPERVVALAREAGCPGIAFTYNDPIIWAEYAIDVADAARAAGLFTVLVTNGYVSPDARRDLFARADATNVDLKAFTEEFYRRQTFSHLAPVLETLEWLARETDVWTEVTTLLIPGLNDGDAELRDLAGWIRDHMGREVPLHFSAFHPAYKLTDRPRTPPATLTRARAIARAEGLRHVYTGNVHDPEGDTTFCPGCGARVIERDGFAVRAVRMKGGACAACGTRIAGRFGDEGVRLDDGIPLPLGVPV, from the coding sequence ATGATCCACGAGGCGCGCTACTGGGAGCCCGCGGCCGCCGGAAAGGTCCGCTGCACGCTGTGTCCGCGCGACTGCCGGATCGGGGAAGGGCAGGCCGGGTTCTGCTTCGTCCGGCGGAACGAGGGCGGCAAGCTCGTCACCTCCGCCTGGGGCCGATCGACGGGGTTCGCCGTCGATCCCATCGAGAAGAAGCCGCTCGCGCACTTCCACCCGGGGGCGCGGGTGCTCTCGTTCGGCACCGCCGGGTGCAACCTCGGCTGCCGCTTCTGCCAGAACTGGGACATCTCCAAGGCGCGCCTCGACGAGCTGCACTCCGAGGTGGACTGGACGCCGGAGCGGGTGGTGGCGCTGGCGCGCGAGGCCGGCTGCCCGGGCATCGCCTTCACCTACAACGACCCCATCATCTGGGCGGAGTACGCCATCGACGTGGCCGACGCGGCGCGCGCGGCGGGGCTGTTCACGGTGCTGGTGACGAACGGCTACGTCTCGCCCGACGCGCGGCGCGATCTGTTCGCGCGCGCCGACGCGACCAACGTGGACCTGAAGGCGTTCACCGAGGAGTTCTACCGGCGGCAGACGTTCTCGCACCTCGCGCCGGTGCTCGAGACGCTGGAGTGGCTGGCGCGCGAGACGGACGTCTGGACCGAGGTGACGACGCTCCTCATCCCCGGCCTGAACGACGGCGACGCCGAGCTGCGCGACCTGGCCGGCTGGATCCGCGATCACATGGGCCGGGAGGTGCCGCTCCACTTCAGCGCGTTCCACCCGGCGTACAAGCTGACCGACCGGCCCCGCACGCCGCCCGCCACGCTCACCCGCGCCCGCGCGATCGCCCGGGCCGAGGGGCTGCGCCACGTCTACACCGGCAACGTCCACGACCCGGAGGGCGACACCACCTTCTGCCCGGGCTGCGGCGCCCGGGTCATCGAGCGCGACGGGTTCGCGGTGAGGGCGGTGCGGATGAAGGGCGGCGCCTGCGCGGCCTGCGGGACGCGCATCGCCGGGCGCTTCGGCGACGAGGGGGTCCGGCTCGACGACGGGATCCCGCTGCCGCTCGGCGTCCCGGTGTGA
- a CDS encoding LolA family protein — MTSSFLLALPVALALAASGPAPAAAEPGGAAAARTLEDPRALARKVQAFYERTRDLEARFRQAYTYAGFGRRQTSSGTLRVKKPGMMRWDYEKPAAKTVAVKGSRLVQYEPEENQAYVDEAFDSSAMSAAVTFLLGKGDLLREFDVSLDGSGALLLRPKESDPRVESIALTVAADGQVTATRVVDGAGNANEIRFEDVRRNVGLPDAAFEVKLPRDVRRIAAPKAQ, encoded by the coding sequence ATGACCTCGAGCTTCCTCCTCGCCCTGCCCGTCGCGCTCGCCCTCGCCGCGTCCGGTCCGGCCCCTGCCGCGGCGGAGCCCGGCGGCGCCGCGGCGGCGCGCACGCTCGAGGATCCGCGCGCGCTCGCCCGGAAGGTCCAGGCGTTCTACGAGCGGACCCGCGACCTCGAGGCGCGCTTCCGCCAGGCCTACACCTACGCCGGCTTCGGCCGCCGGCAGACGTCCTCGGGCACGCTGCGCGTGAAGAAGCCCGGGATGATGCGCTGGGACTACGAGAAGCCGGCGGCGAAGACGGTCGCGGTGAAGGGCTCGCGGCTGGTGCAGTACGAGCCGGAGGAGAACCAGGCCTACGTGGACGAGGCGTTCGACAGCTCGGCCATGAGCGCGGCGGTGACGTTCCTGCTCGGCAAGGGCGACCTCCTGCGCGAGTTCGACGTCTCGCTCGACGGCTCGGGCGCGCTGCTGCTCCGGCCGAAGGAGTCCGATCCGCGGGTCGAGTCCATCGCGCTCACCGTGGCGGCGGACGGGCAGGTGACCGCCACCCGCGTGGTGGACGGCGCCGGGAACGCGAACGAGATCCGCTTCGAGGACGTCCGGCGGAACGTGGGCCTGCCCGACGCCGCCTTCGAGGTGAAGCTCCCCCGGGACGTCCGCCGGATCGCGGCGCCGAAGGCCCAGTAG
- a CDS encoding helicase HerA-like domain-containing protein, whose translation MSDPILVAKAARAGAGFTDLALLPRLANRHGLVAGATGTGKTVTLRVLAEGFSRLGVPVFLADVKGDLSGMARPGGEAPKLAERAQQLGIALAPEACPVAFLDVYGEAGHPLRTTISEMGPLLLARVLGLNDVQAGVLNVAFRAADEGGLLLLDLKDLRAMLEHVSENAAALRARYGNVSPTSVGAIQRALLALESQGADRLFGEPALALEDLLRTDLSGRGQVTILHAEKLIRAPTLYATLLLWLLSELFEQLPEVGDPEKPRLVFFFDEAHLLFDDAPDELRQKVEQVVRLVRSKGVGVYFVTQNPLDVPDVVLGQLGNRVQHALRAFTPRDQKAVRAAAETFRANPGVDVERAITELGVGEALVSFLDEKGTPHPVERAWVLPPRSRLAPLTAEERAQVVASSPLRGRYDAPVDRESAYELLQRRARATVAEPAPGGRAAPAPRTVGTEAASALGKMAQSAMRAAGTQLGREIMRGILGSMFGGRRR comes from the coding sequence ATGTCCGACCCCATCCTCGTCGCGAAGGCCGCCCGCGCGGGCGCCGGCTTCACCGACCTCGCCCTGCTGCCCCGGCTCGCCAACCGGCACGGCCTGGTGGCCGGCGCCACCGGCACCGGCAAGACCGTCACGCTCCGCGTGCTGGCCGAGGGCTTCAGCCGCCTGGGCGTGCCGGTGTTCCTGGCCGACGTGAAGGGCGACCTCTCCGGCATGGCGCGCCCGGGCGGCGAGGCGCCGAAGCTCGCCGAGCGCGCGCAGCAGCTCGGGATCGCGCTCGCGCCCGAGGCCTGCCCGGTGGCGTTCCTCGACGTGTACGGCGAGGCCGGCCACCCGCTCCGGACCACCATCTCCGAGATGGGGCCGCTGCTGCTGGCGCGCGTGCTCGGGCTGAACGACGTGCAGGCCGGCGTGCTGAACGTGGCCTTCCGCGCGGCGGACGAGGGCGGGCTGCTCCTGCTCGACCTGAAGGATCTGCGCGCCATGCTGGAGCACGTCTCCGAGAACGCGGCGGCGCTCCGCGCGCGCTACGGGAACGTCTCGCCCACCAGCGTGGGCGCCATCCAGCGCGCGCTCCTCGCGCTCGAGTCGCAGGGGGCCGACCGGCTCTTCGGCGAGCCGGCGCTGGCGCTCGAGGACCTGCTCCGCACCGACCTCTCCGGCCGCGGCCAGGTCACCATCCTCCACGCCGAGAAGCTGATCCGCGCGCCCACGCTCTACGCCACGCTGCTCCTGTGGCTGCTCTCCGAGCTGTTCGAGCAGCTCCCGGAGGTGGGCGACCCGGAGAAGCCGCGCCTGGTGTTCTTCTTCGACGAGGCCCACCTCCTGTTCGACGACGCGCCGGACGAGCTGCGGCAGAAGGTCGAGCAGGTGGTCCGGCTGGTCCGCTCGAAGGGCGTGGGCGTCTACTTCGTCACCCAGAACCCGCTCGACGTGCCGGACGTGGTGCTGGGCCAGCTCGGCAACCGGGTGCAGCACGCGCTGCGCGCGTTCACCCCCCGCGACCAGAAGGCGGTGCGCGCCGCCGCCGAGACGTTCCGGGCCAACCCGGGGGTGGACGTGGAGCGCGCCATCACCGAGCTGGGCGTGGGCGAGGCGCTGGTCTCGTTCCTGGACGAGAAGGGAACGCCGCACCCGGTGGAGCGGGCCTGGGTGCTGCCGCCGCGGTCGAGGCTCGCCCCGCTCACCGCCGAGGAGCGCGCCCAGGTCGTGGCGTCCTCCCCGCTGCGCGGGCGCTACGACGCGCCGGTGGACCGCGAGTCGGCCTACGAGCTCCTGCAGCGCCGCGCCCGGGCGACCGTCGCCGAGCCCGCCCCGGGCGGCCGGGCCGCGCCGGCGCCGCGCACCGTCGGCACCGAGGCCGCCTCGGCCCTGGGCAAGATGGCGCAGAGCGCGATGCGCGCGGCCGGGACGCAGCTCGGCCGGGAGATCATGCGGGGCATCCTCGGGTCGATGTTCGGCGGGCGCCGGCGGTGA
- a CDS encoding sensor histidine kinase, protein MLEAADAALRAAVADAVREARRRSAEAVAWMRVALRGAILLVYLPGWHEPAPWHAAALRVSVAYLAFAGGVLALLRRRWRWEAVALGAAAIDLAVVAVGSWRVVALAGGNLALAVAAGAGNGMMLMVILFAALALPAAPAAAISAVAVANQMALAAHSDVSWRLVLVVGLMLSAAAFVAIRNTMRATALAARLAAETYTASLCRAHGEAMARASAEAVAQRDEVVAAHRQARDLVRLMVHDLKNPLAALLQYLRLAEVELRGQPGAGPVREDLAQAEGEGQRLSEMIGDLLAISRLETGPVRLAADPVSVGDLLQAVARSCAPHARERGVTLSVRGGEDLVVRIDRDLSRRLLENLVSNALRHCRTGDRVELAGEADGEGVRLAVRNSGPPVPAAIRAHLFEKFAPGEAREWTSAGLGLYLCRLVAEAHGGGVALVDTPGWTVSFEARLAPPQAGGEAAPHAAALAPERRPG, encoded by the coding sequence ATGCTCGAAGCGGCAGACGCGGCGCTCCGCGCGGCGGTGGCGGACGCGGTGCGCGAGGCGCGGAGGCGCAGCGCGGAGGCGGTGGCCTGGATGCGCGTGGCGCTCCGCGGCGCCATCCTGCTCGTCTACCTGCCCGGCTGGCACGAGCCCGCCCCGTGGCACGCCGCGGCGCTCCGGGTGAGCGTCGCCTACCTGGCCTTCGCGGGGGGCGTCCTGGCGCTGCTGCGCCGTCGGTGGCGCTGGGAGGCGGTGGCGCTCGGGGCCGCCGCCATCGATCTCGCGGTGGTCGCGGTGGGCAGCTGGCGCGTGGTCGCGCTGGCGGGCGGCAACCTGGCGCTCGCGGTCGCGGCCGGCGCGGGCAACGGCATGATGCTGATGGTGATCCTGTTCGCCGCGCTGGCGCTGCCGGCGGCCCCGGCCGCGGCGATCTCGGCGGTCGCGGTCGCGAACCAGATGGCGCTCGCGGCGCACTCCGACGTGTCCTGGCGGCTGGTGCTGGTGGTCGGCCTGATGCTGTCGGCGGCCGCGTTCGTCGCCATCCGGAACACCATGCGCGCGACGGCGCTGGCGGCGCGGCTCGCGGCCGAGACCTACACGGCCTCGCTCTGCCGCGCGCACGGGGAGGCGATGGCGCGGGCGAGCGCGGAGGCGGTGGCGCAGCGCGACGAGGTGGTGGCCGCGCACCGCCAGGCCCGCGACCTGGTGCGCCTGATGGTGCACGACCTCAAGAACCCGCTCGCCGCGCTGCTGCAGTACCTGCGCCTCGCCGAGGTCGAGCTGCGCGGCCAGCCGGGGGCGGGGCCGGTGCGCGAGGACCTGGCGCAGGCGGAGGGCGAGGGGCAGCGGCTCTCCGAGATGATCGGCGACCTGCTCGCGATCTCGCGCCTGGAGACGGGGCCGGTCCGCCTGGCCGCGGATCCGGTGTCGGTCGGGGACCTGCTGCAGGCGGTGGCGCGGAGCTGCGCGCCGCACGCGCGGGAGCGCGGGGTGACGCTCTCGGTGCGCGGCGGGGAGGACCTGGTGGTCCGGATCGACCGCGACCTCTCGCGCCGCCTGCTCGAGAACCTGGTCTCGAACGCGCTCCGGCACTGCCGGACCGGGGACCGGGTCGAGCTGGCGGGCGAGGCGGACGGGGAGGGGGTGCGGCTCGCGGTCCGGAACTCCGGGCCGCCGGTGCCGGCCGCCATCCGCGCCCACCTGTTCGAGAAGTTCGCGCCGGGCGAGGCGCGCGAGTGGACCAGCGCCGGCCTGGGGCTGTACCTGTGCCGGCTGGTGGCGGAGGCGCACGGCGGCGGGGTGGCGCTGGTGGACACGCCGGGCTGGACCGTCAGCTTCGAGGCGCGCCTCGCGCCGCCGCAGGCCGGCGGGGAGGCGGCGCCGCACGCGGCCGCGCTGGCGCCGGAGCGCCGGCCGGGCTAA
- a CDS encoding DUF1684 domain-containing protein produces MPGNLAPLSLVLLPLVLAACNRRPPADPAFAAEWKAWHDRREERLRTPTGWLALTGLHWLEPGENRIPGLPGTFTLEAGRVTLAAARSDGYVLGGAPVERRALAPDSAGEPDRVQVGSVTLAVIERSGRFAVRVWDAAAPARTGFRGIEAYPPDPRWRIEARWEAYPSPREVEVPSVIGVATRELAPGRAHFTVEGRELTLEPTAEEDGGLFFVFKDATSRDATYGAGRFLSAGAPREGKVVLDFNRSVNPPCAFSAFATCPLPTPENVLPVRIEAGEKRYSDH; encoded by the coding sequence ATGCCCGGGAACCTCGCGCCGCTCTCGCTGGTCCTCCTCCCGCTCGTGCTCGCCGCGTGCAACCGCCGCCCGCCCGCCGACCCGGCGTTCGCGGCGGAGTGGAAGGCGTGGCACGACCGCCGCGAGGAGCGGCTGCGGACGCCCACCGGCTGGCTCGCGCTCACCGGCCTGCACTGGCTCGAGCCGGGCGAGAACCGCATCCCCGGCCTGCCGGGGACGTTCACGCTGGAGGCCGGCCGGGTGACGCTCGCCGCCGCCCGGTCCGACGGGTACGTGCTGGGCGGCGCGCCGGTGGAGCGGCGGGCGCTGGCGCCGGACAGCGCCGGCGAGCCGGATCGGGTCCAGGTGGGCTCGGTGACGCTGGCGGTGATCGAGCGCTCGGGCCGGTTCGCGGTGCGGGTGTGGGACGCGGCCGCCCCGGCGCGCACCGGGTTCCGCGGCATCGAGGCCTACCCGCCCGATCCGCGCTGGCGGATCGAGGCGCGCTGGGAGGCGTATCCCTCGCCGCGCGAGGTGGAGGTGCCGAGCGTCATCGGCGTCGCGACCCGCGAGCTGGCGCCCGGGCGCGCCCACTTCACCGTCGAGGGCCGGGAGCTCACGCTCGAGCCGACCGCGGAGGAGGACGGCGGGCTGTTCTTCGTGTTCAAGGACGCGACCTCGCGCGACGCGACCTACGGCGCCGGCCGCTTCCTCTCCGCCGGGGCGCCGCGCGAAGGGAAGGTGGTGCTCGACTTCAACCGCAGCGTGAACCCGCCCTGCGCGTTCTCCGCGTTCGCCACCTGCCCGCTCCCCACGCCGGAGAACGTGCTCCCGGTCCGGATCGAGGCGGGCGAGAAGCGGTACTCGGATCACTAG
- a CDS encoding bacteriohemerythrin — MEWTARLAVGIDDIDAQHRELFRRVNGLVTAMGERRGREELAEVVAFLRAYVDVHFEAEARLMARTRYPGRAFHAAEHAHFRAQVEEVASRIAADGAESHHAVKLAGLLCEWLRQHVLLTDRQLADHVRAEDLLDDRWRGGGEG; from the coding sequence ATGGAATGGACCGCGCGCCTCGCGGTCGGCATCGACGACATCGACGCACAGCACCGGGAGCTGTTCCGCCGGGTGAACGGGCTCGTGACCGCCATGGGCGAGCGCCGCGGCCGCGAGGAGCTCGCCGAGGTGGTGGCGTTCCTGCGCGCGTACGTGGACGTCCACTTCGAGGCGGAGGCGCGGCTCATGGCACGCACCCGCTACCCGGGCCGCGCGTTCCACGCGGCCGAGCACGCGCACTTCCGCGCGCAGGTGGAGGAGGTCGCGTCGCGCATCGCCGCGGATGGGGCCGAGTCGCACCACGCGGTGAAGCTGGCCGGGCTCCTGTGCGAGTGGCTCCGGCAGCACGTGCTGCTCACGGATCGGCAGCTCGCCGATCACGTCCGGGCGGAGGACTTGCTCGACGACCGGTGGCGGGGCGGGGGGGAGGGTTGA
- the rimO gene encoding 30S ribosomal protein S12 methylthiotransferase RimO, whose protein sequence is MATRVYMHTLGCPKNRVDSEVMLGTLAEAGYRLVQDPAQAEVIVVNTCGFIESAKEESVEAIVELADQKREGRCRKLVVTGCLVQRHAEELARELPEVDHFLGTGAYQDVARIVSDAQAKRLVVPDPDFVHSSATPRVNSLPSHTAYLKIAEGCDNACAFCIIPKLRGGQRSRPIDDLVAEAAALAAQGTVELSLVAQDLTAYGQDLPGKVRLHHLLPELAKVDGIRWIRLHYAYPRDVPDALVAAIADEPKIVKYLDMPLQHSSDRLLRAMKRGRDSVFLRDLLARLRSRIPGLALRTALIVGLPGETEADFEDLLRFVEEQRFERLGVFEYSAEEGTPAAEMADQVPDALKRERRDRIMAVQQAISRAHQQAMIGRRVEVLVEGRAEETEHLLAGRHAQQAPEIDGLTYINDGVAYPGEIVTVEITDAAEYDLVGRVVARDPSRAARPLPAAPRPPAPRKGGLNVLG, encoded by the coding sequence ATGGCCACCCGCGTCTACATGCACACCCTCGGCTGCCCGAAGAACCGGGTCGACAGCGAGGTGATGCTCGGCACGCTCGCCGAGGCCGGCTACCGGCTGGTGCAGGACCCGGCGCAGGCCGAGGTCATCGTCGTCAACACCTGCGGCTTCATCGAGAGCGCCAAGGAGGAGTCGGTCGAGGCCATCGTCGAGCTCGCCGACCAGAAGCGCGAGGGGCGGTGCCGCAAGCTGGTCGTGACCGGGTGCCTGGTGCAGCGGCACGCCGAGGAGCTCGCCCGCGAGCTGCCCGAGGTCGACCACTTCCTCGGCACCGGCGCCTACCAGGACGTGGCCCGGATCGTCTCCGACGCGCAGGCGAAGCGCCTGGTCGTCCCCGACCCCGACTTCGTGCACTCGTCCGCGACGCCGCGGGTGAACTCGCTGCCGTCGCACACCGCCTACCTCAAGATCGCGGAGGGCTGCGACAACGCCTGCGCGTTCTGCATCATCCCCAAGCTGCGCGGCGGCCAGCGCTCGCGCCCCATCGACGACCTGGTGGCCGAGGCCGCCGCGCTCGCCGCGCAGGGGACGGTGGAGCTGTCGCTCGTCGCGCAGGACCTCACCGCGTACGGGCAGGACCTGCCCGGCAAGGTGCGCCTGCACCACCTGCTGCCCGAGCTCGCGAAGGTGGACGGCATCCGCTGGATCCGCCTGCACTACGCCTACCCCCGCGACGTGCCCGACGCGCTGGTGGCCGCGATCGCCGACGAGCCCAAGATCGTGAAGTACCTGGACATGCCGCTCCAGCACAGCTCGGACCGGCTGCTCCGGGCCATGAAGCGCGGCCGCGACTCGGTGTTCCTGCGCGACCTGCTCGCGCGGCTCCGCTCCCGGATCCCCGGCCTCGCGCTGCGCACCGCGCTGATCGTCGGCCTGCCCGGCGAGACCGAGGCCGACTTCGAGGACCTGCTCCGCTTCGTGGAGGAGCAGCGCTTCGAGCGGCTCGGCGTCTTCGAGTACTCCGCCGAGGAGGGCACCCCCGCCGCCGAGATGGCGGACCAGGTGCCCGACGCGCTGAAGCGCGAGCGGCGCGACCGGATCATGGCCGTGCAGCAGGCGATCTCGCGCGCCCACCAGCAGGCCATGATCGGCCGCCGCGTCGAGGTGCTGGTGGAGGGTCGCGCCGAGGAGACCGAGCACCTGCTCGCCGGCCGCCACGCCCAGCAGGCGCCCGAGATCGACGGGCTCACGTACATCAACGACGGCGTGGCGTACCCCGGCGAGATCGTGACCGTGGAGATCACCGACGCCGCCGAGTACGACCTCGTCGGCCGCGTGGTCGCCCGCGACCCGTCGCGCGCCGCCCGCCCGCTGCCCGCCGCCCCGCGCCCCCCCGCGCCGCGCAAGGGCGGCCTGAACGTGCTCGGCTAG
- a CDS encoding YajQ family cyclic di-GMP-binding protein, whose amino-acid sequence MPSFDVVSEVDLMEVENAFNQARKEIAQRFDFKGTHTELERDKEQNVLIRAGSEGRAEAALQVLMEKLAKRGVALESLDPQKLEPASGGHVRQLVKLKRGLKIEDARKIVAKVKESGIKVQAAIQGEAVRVTGKKRDDLQAAIHAIRAAAFPIPLQFQNFRD is encoded by the coding sequence GTGCCGAGCTTCGACGTCGTGTCCGAGGTGGACCTGATGGAGGTCGAGAACGCGTTCAACCAGGCGCGCAAGGAGATCGCGCAGCGCTTCGACTTCAAGGGCACCCACACCGAGCTCGAGCGCGACAAGGAGCAGAACGTGCTGATCCGGGCCGGCTCGGAGGGGCGGGCCGAGGCGGCGCTGCAGGTGCTGATGGAGAAGCTGGCGAAGCGCGGCGTGGCGCTCGAGTCGCTCGACCCGCAGAAGCTCGAGCCCGCCTCCGGCGGCCACGTGCGCCAGCTCGTGAAGCTGAAGCGCGGGCTGAAGATCGAGGACGCCCGGAAGATCGTGGCGAAGGTGAAGGAGAGCGGGATCAAGGTGCAGGCCGCCATCCAGGGCGAGGCGGTGCGGGTGACCGGCAAGAAGCGCGACGACCTGCAGGCCGCCATCCACGCCATCCGCGCGGCCGCGTTCCCCATCCCGCTGCAGTTCCAGAACTTCCGGGACTGA
- a CDS encoding ribonuclease J, with protein sequence MAAPVRIVPLGGLGEIGMNCMAVECDGRIAVVDCGVLFPNESLGVDLIAPDLSWLRERREQVGAVFLTHGHEDHLGALPFLLREVPVPVYGTRFTLALLRPRLDEAGVRADLREVRPGDVRPAGDASPIAAEFFSVTHSIPDACGLALSTPQGTLLHSGDFKIDPAPVRGPGMDLGRIEALGRKGVRLLLSDSTNAEREGTSLSESQVGPALEQAFELARGRVFVACFASNVHRLQQIVDAARAFGRRVAFLGRSMEANARLAQELGYLELPGWMPVSPEEARTLPPRELCVLTTGTQGEPRSALARLARGEHPDLAVSPGDLVVLSSRFIPGNEIAIGQVVNELCRRGAEVAYEGLAPLHVSGHAQADEQRRLIRLARPAHFVPIHGEYRHLSRHAAHAAAEGVAGRDVLVDGQVLELADAGVRVLDEPVATGRVYTDRDALLGADIGALVVRDRRLLAETGLCIAVLAIERTTGAVVRGPELFARGVAGFEGAEEELRAEILAGLGDLSPKARTDPAEVQEAVRLAVRRFFRRTTGKKPPVLPVVLEL encoded by the coding sequence GTGGCGGCGCCGGTGCGGATCGTGCCCCTGGGCGGGCTCGGGGAGATCGGGATGAACTGCATGGCCGTCGAGTGCGACGGCCGGATCGCCGTGGTGGACTGCGGCGTGCTCTTCCCGAACGAGAGCCTGGGCGTCGACCTGATCGCGCCGGACCTCTCCTGGCTGCGCGAGCGGCGCGAGCAGGTGGGCGCGGTGTTCCTCACGCACGGCCACGAGGATCACCTGGGCGCGCTGCCGTTCCTGCTCCGGGAGGTCCCGGTGCCGGTCTACGGCACGCGCTTCACGCTCGCGCTGCTCCGCCCGCGGCTCGACGAGGCGGGCGTGCGCGCCGATCTGCGCGAGGTCCGCCCCGGCGACGTCCGGCCCGCCGGCGACGCCTCGCCCATCGCGGCCGAGTTCTTCTCGGTCACCCACTCCATCCCCGACGCCTGCGGCCTGGCGCTCTCGACGCCGCAGGGGACGCTGCTCCACTCCGGCGACTTCAAGATCGACCCGGCGCCGGTGCGCGGCCCCGGCATGGATCTCGGCCGCATCGAGGCGCTCGGGCGCAAGGGCGTGCGGCTCCTGCTCTCCGACTCCACCAACGCCGAGCGCGAGGGGACCTCGCTCTCGGAGTCGCAGGTGGGCCCGGCGCTGGAGCAGGCGTTCGAGCTGGCGCGCGGCCGGGTGTTCGTGGCCTGCTTCGCCTCCAACGTCCACCGGCTGCAGCAGATCGTGGACGCGGCGCGCGCCTTCGGCCGGCGGGTCGCGTTCCTGGGCCGCTCCATGGAGGCGAACGCGCGGCTCGCGCAGGAGCTCGGGTACCTCGAGCTGCCCGGCTGGATGCCGGTGTCGCCCGAGGAGGCGAGGACGCTGCCGCCGCGCGAGCTGTGCGTCCTCACCACCGGCACCCAGGGCGAGCCGCGCAGCGCGCTCGCGCGCCTCGCCCGCGGCGAGCACCCGGACCTCGCCGTCTCGCCGGGCGACCTGGTGGTGCTGTCGTCGCGCTTCATCCCCGGGAACGAGATCGCGATCGGCCAGGTGGTGAACGAGCTCTGCCGGCGCGGCGCCGAGGTCGCGTACGAGGGCCTCGCGCCGCTCCACGTGTCCGGCCACGCCCAGGCGGACGAGCAGCGCCGACTGATCCGGCTCGCCCGCCCGGCCCACTTCGTGCCCATCCACGGCGAGTACCGGCACCTCTCCCGGCACGCCGCCCACGCCGCGGCCGAGGGCGTGGCCGGACGCGACGTGCTGGTGGACGGGCAGGTGCTGGAGCTCGCCGACGCCGGCGTGCGGGTGCTGGACGAGCCGGTGGCGACCGGCCGCGTGTACACGGACCGCGACGCGCTCCTCGGCGCCGACATCGGCGCGCTGGTGGTGCGCGACCGCCGCCTGCTCGCCGAGACCGGCCTGTGCATCGCGGTGCTGGCCATCGAGCGGACCACCGGCGCGGTGGTGCGCGGCCCGGAGCTGTTCGCGCGCGGCGTGGCCGGGTTCGAGGGGGCGGAGGAGGAGCTCCGCGCCGAGATCCTGGCCGGGCTGGGCGACCTCTCGCCGAAGGCGCGCACCGATCCCGCCGAGGTGCAGGAGGCGGTGCGCCTCGCGGTGCGCCGCTTCTTCCGCCGGACCACCGGCAAGAAGCCGCCCGTGCTACCGGTGGTCCTGGAGCTGTGA